The following proteins are encoded in a genomic region of Corylus avellana chromosome ca4, CavTom2PMs-1.0:
- the LOC132178676 gene encoding beta-ureidopropionase-like isoform X2, with translation MEKNQEVETKNGEGVEESKSLKDGSICGYESLHSLLSANLKPEIFQEVSRLLLGLNCGRAIDTIVLPESTKALSSEHDFDLQAFCFHADKELLRAPRVVRVGLIQNSISLPTTAPFLDQKRAIFQKLKPIIEVAGSSGVNIVCLQEAWMMPFAFCTREKRWCEFAEPVDGESTRFLQDLALKFNMVIISSILERDVNHGETLWNTAVIIGNHGNIIGKHRKNHIPRVGDFNESTYYMEGNTGHPVFETAYGKIGVNICYGRHHPLNWLAFGLNGAEIVFNPSATVGELSEPMWPIEARNAAIANSYFVGSINRVGTEIFPNPFTSGDGKPQHADFGHFYGSSHFSAPDASCTPSLSRNMDGLLISDMDLNLCRQLKDKWGFRMTARYEVYAELLANYLKPDFKPQVISDPLLHKKTL, from the exons atggagaaaAACCAGGAGGTTGAAACGAAAAATGGAGAAGGCGTGGAAGAAAGCAAGTCCCTGAAAGACGGTTCCATTTGTGGGTACGAGTCACTTCACTCTCTCCTGAGCGCAAACCTCAAGCCTGAGATCTTCCAG GAAGTCAGCCGCTTGCTACTTGGGCTTAACTGTGGAAGGGCAATTGATACGATAGTTCTCCCAGAATCCACTAAAGCTCTCTCTTCAGAACATGATTTTGACCTTCAG GCTTTCTGCTTTCATGCTGACAAAGAATTACTGAGAGCACCTAGAGTTGTTAGGGTTGGTCTTATTCAAAACTCTATATCTCTTCCAACAACTGCCCCCTTTCTGGACCAAAAGAGGGCTATCTTTCAGAAACTAAAGCCAATCATCGAGGTGGCTGGTTCTTCAGGAGTCAACATAGTATGCCTGCAA GAAGCATGGATGATGCCATTTGCCTTTTGTACGCGAGAGAAGAGGTGGTGTGAATTTGCAGAGCCTGTTGATGGGGAATCAACACGATTTCTTCAGGATCTTGCACTTAAATTTAATATGGTCATTATAAGTTCAATTCTTGAGAGGGATGTCAATCATGGAGAGACTCTTTGGAACACTGCTGTTATAATTGGAAATCATGGCAACATAATTGGCAAGCATCGGAAA AACCATATACCAAGAGTTGGAGACTTCAACGAGAGCACATATTATATGGAAGGCAACACAGGGCATCCTGTTTTTGAGACGGCTTATGGAAAGATCGGTGTTAATATCTGTTATGGGAGGCACCATCCTTTGAATTGGTTAGCTTTCGGCTTGAACGGTGCAGAAATTGTTTTCAACCCTTCTGCTACTGTTGGCGAACTCAGTGAACCAATGTGGCCCATCGAG GCCCGAAATGCTGCAATAGCAAACAGTTACTTTGTTGGGTCAATCAACCGAGTTGGGACTGAGATATTCCCCAATCCATTCACTTCGGGTGATGGAAAGCCACAACATGCAGATTTTGGGCACTTTTATGGATCCAGCCATTTTAGTGCCCCAGATGCTTCTTGCACTCCATCTCTTTCCCGCAACATGGATGGGTTGTTGATCTCAGACATGGATCTTAACCTTTGCAGGCAGCTAAAAGACAAGTGGGGCTTCCGAATGACTGCCCGTTATGAGGTGTATGCAGAGTTGCTTGCTAATTATTTGAAGCCAGATTTCAAGCCCCAAGTCATTTCTGACCCTTTGTTACATAAGAAGACTTTGTAA
- the LOC132178676 gene encoding beta-ureidopropionase-like isoform X1: protein MEKNQEVETKNGEGVEESKSLKDGSICGYESLHSLLSANLKPEIFQEVSRLLLGLNCGRAIDTIVLPESTKALSSEHDFDLQAFCFHADKELLRAPRVVRVGLIQNSISLPTTAPFLDQKRAIFQKLKPIIEVAGSSGVNIVCLQEAWMMPFAFCTREKRWCEFAEPVDGESTRFLQDLALKFNMVIISSILERDVNHGETLWNTAVIIGNHGNIIGKHRKLFWQNHIPRVGDFNESTYYMEGNTGHPVFETAYGKIGVNICYGRHHPLNWLAFGLNGAEIVFNPSATVGELSEPMWPIEARNAAIANSYFVGSINRVGTEIFPNPFTSGDGKPQHADFGHFYGSSHFSAPDASCTPSLSRNMDGLLISDMDLNLCRQLKDKWGFRMTARYEVYAELLANYLKPDFKPQVISDPLLHKKTL from the exons atggagaaaAACCAGGAGGTTGAAACGAAAAATGGAGAAGGCGTGGAAGAAAGCAAGTCCCTGAAAGACGGTTCCATTTGTGGGTACGAGTCACTTCACTCTCTCCTGAGCGCAAACCTCAAGCCTGAGATCTTCCAG GAAGTCAGCCGCTTGCTACTTGGGCTTAACTGTGGAAGGGCAATTGATACGATAGTTCTCCCAGAATCCACTAAAGCTCTCTCTTCAGAACATGATTTTGACCTTCAG GCTTTCTGCTTTCATGCTGACAAAGAATTACTGAGAGCACCTAGAGTTGTTAGGGTTGGTCTTATTCAAAACTCTATATCTCTTCCAACAACTGCCCCCTTTCTGGACCAAAAGAGGGCTATCTTTCAGAAACTAAAGCCAATCATCGAGGTGGCTGGTTCTTCAGGAGTCAACATAGTATGCCTGCAA GAAGCATGGATGATGCCATTTGCCTTTTGTACGCGAGAGAAGAGGTGGTGTGAATTTGCAGAGCCTGTTGATGGGGAATCAACACGATTTCTTCAGGATCTTGCACTTAAATTTAATATGGTCATTATAAGTTCAATTCTTGAGAGGGATGTCAATCATGGAGAGACTCTTTGGAACACTGCTGTTATAATTGGAAATCATGGCAACATAATTGGCAAGCATCGGAAA CTTTTTTGGCAGAACCATATACCAAGAGTTGGAGACTTCAACGAGAGCACATATTATATGGAAGGCAACACAGGGCATCCTGTTTTTGAGACGGCTTATGGAAAGATCGGTGTTAATATCTGTTATGGGAGGCACCATCCTTTGAATTGGTTAGCTTTCGGCTTGAACGGTGCAGAAATTGTTTTCAACCCTTCTGCTACTGTTGGCGAACTCAGTGAACCAATGTGGCCCATCGAG GCCCGAAATGCTGCAATAGCAAACAGTTACTTTGTTGGGTCAATCAACCGAGTTGGGACTGAGATATTCCCCAATCCATTCACTTCGGGTGATGGAAAGCCACAACATGCAGATTTTGGGCACTTTTATGGATCCAGCCATTTTAGTGCCCCAGATGCTTCTTGCACTCCATCTCTTTCCCGCAACATGGATGGGTTGTTGATCTCAGACATGGATCTTAACCTTTGCAGGCAGCTAAAAGACAAGTGGGGCTTCCGAATGACTGCCCGTTATGAGGTGTATGCAGAGTTGCTTGCTAATTATTTGAAGCCAGATTTCAAGCCCCAAGTCATTTCTGACCCTTTGTTACATAAGAAGACTTTGTAA